In Puniceicoccaceae bacterium, one DNA window encodes the following:
- a CDS encoding Eco29kI family restriction endonuclease: MKENEFFNPLDKINLGQSIVNALLASEEIPLADISRISGAGIYAIYYRGDFRPYAVLAERNKEAGELPIYVGKAIPKGGRKGILQDASGASDALFQRIQEHLKSIQTVQNLDVSDFSYRYIAVDDIWIPLGETLVIQRFEPLWNSVVEGFGNHDPGSGRYNGMRPLWDELHPGRKWAMKCQPAKKNGERIIRDVADYFARKFGNLDYACF, encoded by the coding sequence ATGAAAGAGAACGAGTTCTTCAATCCGCTAGATAAAATCAACCTCGGTCAAAGCATCGTAAACGCGCTCCTCGCAAGCGAAGAGATCCCCTTAGCTGACATTTCGAGAATTTCTGGAGCCGGAATTTATGCCATCTACTACCGGGGCGATTTTCGCCCGTATGCGGTCTTAGCGGAGCGAAACAAGGAAGCTGGAGAATTGCCGATCTACGTCGGAAAAGCCATCCCTAAAGGGGGCAGAAAGGGAATCTTACAGGATGCCTCTGGAGCGTCAGATGCATTGTTTCAAAGAATTCAGGAACATTTGAAATCAATTCAGACCGTTCAGAATTTGGATGTATCGGATTTTTCTTACAGATACATCGCTGTCGATGACATATGGATCCCGTTAGGTGAGACCTTGGTGATTCAGAGATTTGAACCTCTTTGGAATTCGGTGGTAGAAGGATTTGGGAATCATGATCCGGGCAGTGGGAGATATAATGGAATGAGACCGCTTTGGGACGAACTCCATCCTGGGCGGAAGTGGGCAATGAAATGTCAACCTGCGAAGAAAAACGGAGAACGGATTATTCGGGACGTCGCCGACTATTTCGCTCGGAAATTTGGAAATTTAGATTACGCATGCTTCTGA
- the dcm gene encoding DNA (cytosine-5-)-methyltransferase: MSMRSVELFSGAGGLALGLEEAGFKNEGLFEMNKNACATLRHNRPSWNVFETDVRGVDFKDFAGVELVAGGPPCQPFSMGGKAKGSNDSRDMFPQAIRAVREIRPKAFIFENVRGLLRGAFSNYVEYLRLQMTYPNFPVSDNLEWCMNLRRLQRHHSSRRDLSDLEYNVSIQCVNAADYGVPQKRHRVFFVGLRKDLNVGWSFPETTHSFEKLLFDQFVGFGYWGKHKITPLMNTEYHLRHSTKIRSLGEQLLPCEKEAWSTVRDVLRKIPDPSSKNTLLNHRFQSGAKSYPGHTGSLLDEPAKALKAGDHGVPGGENMLRNDCGKVRYFTVREAAILQTFPMDFEFIGSWTESMRQLGNAVPVQLAKIVAHSVSIKLSQGNERERVLQSAR; the protein is encoded by the coding sequence ATGAGCATGCGTTCAGTTGAATTGTTCTCAGGGGCTGGTGGGCTTGCGCTCGGATTGGAGGAAGCGGGTTTCAAGAATGAAGGTCTTTTCGAAATGAACAAGAATGCTTGTGCGACACTAAGGCACAACAGGCCGTCTTGGAACGTTTTTGAGACTGATGTAAGAGGTGTTGATTTCAAGGATTTTGCTGGGGTGGAGTTAGTTGCAGGGGGTCCACCATGCCAGCCGTTTTCTATGGGTGGAAAAGCGAAGGGTTCTAACGACTCGAGAGATATGTTCCCGCAAGCAATCCGCGCCGTTAGGGAGATTAGGCCAAAAGCATTCATTTTCGAGAATGTGAGAGGATTATTGCGAGGAGCATTTTCCAATTACGTGGAGTATCTGCGTTTGCAGATGACTTACCCAAACTTCCCAGTTTCTGATAATCTCGAATGGTGCATGAATCTAAGAAGACTGCAGCGGCATCACTCCTCTAGGAGGGATTTGTCTGACTTAGAATATAATGTTTCCATTCAGTGTGTGAATGCTGCGGATTATGGAGTTCCCCAAAAAAGGCATAGAGTTTTTTTTGTGGGATTGCGGAAGGATTTGAACGTCGGTTGGTCTTTTCCAGAAACAACCCACAGCTTTGAGAAACTTCTGTTTGATCAATTTGTTGGCTTTGGCTATTGGGGAAAACATAAAATAACGCCTTTGATGAACACAGAATACCATCTTCGGCATTCTACAAAGATCAGGTCTTTGGGAGAACAACTTTTGCCCTGCGAAAAAGAGGCTTGGTCGACTGTGAGGGATGTGTTGAGAAAGATCCCTGACCCGAGTTCAAAAAACACGTTACTGAATCACCGGTTTCAGTCGGGAGCAAAATCATATCCAGGGCACACTGGGAGCTTGTTGGATGAGCCTGCAAAAGCGCTTAAAGCTGGCGATCATGGCGTGCCAGGGGGAGAGAACATGTTGCGAAATGACTGCGGGAAAGTCAGATATTTCACTGTGAGAGAAGCGGCGATCCTTCAAACTTTTCCGATGGATTTTGAATTCATCGGTTCATGGACGGAATCGATGCGGCAATTGGGAAATGCGGTACCAGTTCAATTAGCGAAAATTGTAGCACATTCTGTCTCAATCAAGTTGAGTCAAGGGAATGAAAGAGAACGAGTTCTTCAATCCGCTAGATAA
- a CDS encoding 3'-5' exonuclease: MNFIWKAGGSPMWHWMQKQRPEWQQTYRRQPRIPRNQPESQLRYSVVDVETTGFDLRKDRILSIAVATIEDQQLRVDRLWNRIVFQENAAINDAVKVHGILPSESSHGISEAEMIEQLVQKLTGTVVVGHHIRFDATMLNAAMERHFGLRFRNRMIDTGDLAMAEIDAFKKSAYTNQRPPSLDEVCQQLEINPVDRHTALGDAFTTAQVFLYLRGRMQQRLKERFALKHLPLGRL; encoded by the coding sequence ATGAATTTCATCTGGAAAGCCGGAGGTAGTCCCATGTGGCACTGGATGCAAAAACAACGCCCCGAATGGCAACAGACCTACCGGCGGCAGCCTCGAATACCCCGCAATCAACCGGAGTCCCAGCTCCGCTACAGCGTGGTCGATGTGGAGACCACCGGATTTGATCTGCGAAAGGACCGCATCCTCTCGATTGCAGTCGCCACCATTGAAGATCAGCAGCTGCGGGTGGATCGTCTGTGGAACCGCATCGTGTTTCAGGAAAATGCGGCGATCAATGATGCGGTCAAAGTTCACGGCATCCTGCCATCTGAGTCGAGCCACGGCATCTCGGAAGCAGAGATGATCGAACAGCTTGTGCAGAAGCTGACAGGCACCGTGGTGGTGGGGCATCACATCCGTTTTGACGCCACCATGCTCAACGCCGCCATGGAACGGCACTTCGGGCTGCGCTTTCGCAATCGCATGATCGACACCGGTGACCTCGCCATGGCCGAGATTGATGCCTTCAAAAAATCAGCCTACACCAACCAGCGTCCACCCAGCCTCGACGAGGTATGCCAGCAGCTTGAAATCAATCCCGTTGACCGCCACACGGCGCTCGGGGATGCGTTCACAACCGCACAGGTATTCCTCTATTTGCGCGGTCGCATGCAGCAACGCCTGAAGGAGCGCTTTGCGCTGAAGCACCTGCCTTTGGGGCGGCTTTGA